From Longimicrobium sp., one genomic window encodes:
- a CDS encoding ABC transporter ATP-binding protein has translation MTDTKTKKQNALRSAAAWREARALMWHHRRYLGIGLALMVVSRLAGIVPAASSKYLIDEVVGKGRSSLLLPLAGAVLAATLVQGVTSFAVSQVISVTAQHAITSMRRRVQRHITRLPIPYFDNTQVGVLVSRVMTDAEGIRNLVGTGIVQLVGGVFTAALALAALLYLNWQLTVAIVVVLAAFSAAMTITFKRLRPVFRERGEINAQVVGRLTETLGGIRVVKAYGTERREQRVFTKGAHRLFRNIAQSITGVSAVGSFAILVIGLVSVALILVGGRALLDGQMTMGDLFAYVFFTGLLAAPVVQVASISTQVSEAFAGLDRIREVLEMKTEDQEDHDRGAVGHLRGHVRLEEVWYEYNPGEPVLKGIDLDAPPGTTTALVGSSGSGKSTLVSLVMAFNRPTQGRVLVDGRDLAQLRLADYRAQLGVVLQENFLFDGTVAENIRFARPDATRADVENVARIANADDFIRAFPQGYDTIVGERGIKLSGGQRQRIAIARALLADPRILILDEATSSLDSESEYKIQEGLRRLREGRTSFVIAHRLSTIRSADQILVLEQGTVVERGSHAQLMALGGRYRELHDRQYAFEHDRFINPGEDFTPDADFTAASTAS, from the coding sequence GTGACCGATACCAAGACCAAGAAACAGAACGCCCTGCGCTCGGCCGCCGCCTGGCGCGAGGCGCGCGCCCTGATGTGGCACCACCGCCGGTACCTGGGGATCGGGCTGGCGCTGATGGTCGTCAGCCGCCTGGCGGGCATCGTGCCGGCCGCGAGCTCCAAGTACCTGATCGACGAGGTGGTGGGCAAGGGCCGCAGCAGCCTGCTGCTGCCCCTGGCAGGCGCGGTGCTGGCGGCCACGCTGGTGCAGGGTGTCACCTCGTTCGCCGTGTCGCAGGTGATCAGCGTCACCGCCCAGCACGCCATCACCAGCATGCGCCGCCGCGTGCAGCGCCACATCACGCGCCTGCCCATCCCCTACTTCGACAACACCCAGGTGGGCGTCCTGGTGTCGCGGGTGATGACCGACGCCGAGGGCATCCGCAACCTGGTGGGCACGGGCATCGTGCAGCTGGTGGGCGGAGTGTTCACGGCGGCGCTGGCGCTGGCCGCGCTGCTCTACCTGAACTGGCAGCTGACCGTGGCCATCGTGGTGGTGCTGGCGGCGTTCTCGGCCGCCATGACCATCACCTTCAAGCGCCTCCGCCCCGTCTTCCGCGAGCGCGGCGAGATCAACGCCCAGGTCGTCGGCCGGCTCACGGAAACGCTGGGCGGCATTCGCGTGGTCAAGGCGTACGGCACCGAGCGGCGCGAGCAGCGCGTCTTCACCAAGGGCGCGCACCGGCTGTTCCGCAACATCGCGCAGTCCATCACGGGCGTGTCGGCGGTGGGCTCGTTCGCCATCCTCGTCATCGGGCTGGTGAGCGTAGCGCTCATCCTGGTGGGCGGACGGGCGCTCCTGGACGGGCAGATGACGATGGGCGACCTGTTCGCCTACGTCTTCTTCACCGGGCTGCTGGCGGCGCCGGTGGTGCAGGTGGCCTCCATCAGCACCCAGGTCAGCGAGGCCTTCGCGGGGCTGGACCGCATCCGCGAGGTGCTGGAAATGAAGACCGAAGACCAGGAAGACCACGATCGCGGCGCGGTGGGCCACCTGCGCGGCCACGTGCGGCTGGAAGAGGTGTGGTACGAGTACAACCCGGGCGAGCCGGTGCTCAAGGGCATCGACCTGGACGCGCCGCCGGGAACCACCACGGCCCTGGTGGGCAGCAGCGGCTCGGGCAAGAGCACGCTGGTGAGCCTGGTGATGGCCTTCAACCGCCCCACGCAGGGGCGCGTGCTGGTGGACGGGCGGGACCTGGCCCAGCTGCGGCTTGCGGACTACCGCGCGCAGCTGGGTGTGGTGCTGCAGGAGAACTTCCTCTTCGACGGAACCGTGGCCGAGAACATCCGCTTCGCCCGCCCCGACGCCACCCGCGCCGACGTCGAGAACGTGGCCCGCATCGCCAACGCCGACGACTTCATCCGCGCGTTTCCGCAGGGGTACGACACCATCGTCGGCGAGCGGGGGATCAAGCTCAGCGGCGGCCAGCGGCAGCGCATCGCCATCGCGCGGGCGCTGCTGGCCGACCCGCGCATCCTGATCCTGGACGAAGCCACCTCGTCGCTCGACAGCGAAAGCGAGTACAAGATCCAGGAAGGGCTACGCCGGCTTCGCGAGGGCCGCACGAGCTTCGTGATCGCGCACCGCCTGTCCACCATCCGCAGCGCCGACCAGATCCTGGTGCTGGAACAGGGCACCGTGGTGGAGCGCGGCAGCCATGCGCAGCTGATGGCGCTGGGCGGCCGCTACCGCGAGCTGCACGACCGGCAGTACGCGTTCGAGCACGACCGCTTCATCAACCCCGGCGAAGACTTCACCCCCGACGCCGACTTCACCGCGGCTTCCACGGCGAGCTGA
- a CDS encoding GAF domain-containing sensor histidine kinase → MDFHFAALQACASDDPTSAFAAAVGAFDPPEALFCAAWAEADGTLVAAHPDATPFSAELLELAARAVRAEVFPLRSLSPVLAARFPDAELLLLPVSAGQEGRGGVLLVAREGALGDDPSSWAVVGAALARTAARAEVLLSTQRECSRLRTRAEEIEALDVLGLAANRTLDPDEVVSLVARFSRTLLGADYVAVITGEAGLPGERSGIGLRGDEPWPADEPLAASVVRSGKPVYVGQADSPRVEQFPFHAAQGMQAGLGVPLSLFGETFGALIVGYRAPYGVTRQDTRLAVTLARNAAVAISNARLHRAVASRSRELEAAYAQLSELSRVKERFFATMSHELRTPINAVKGYSDLLLDGLGGELMPQARRYVEHSRTAALSLLSLINDLLDFAKIEAGKMEVARDPVSVREMVSQSVAVVEPMARQKGLRVDTGPLEGLPILHTDRKRVVQVLTNLLSNAVKFTDAGSVTVSARHLAEEAEEHGASEPRWWLELRVADTGRGIAPGDLDRVFAEYEQVAGSDGTGLGLPISRKLARLLGGELSVESDLGVGSTFVLRVPAPPPRAVPQPATARPLSVPHPASP, encoded by the coding sequence ATGGACTTCCATTTCGCCGCGCTGCAGGCGTGCGCGAGCGACGACCCCACCTCGGCGTTCGCGGCCGCGGTGGGCGCGTTCGATCCCCCGGAGGCGTTGTTCTGCGCCGCGTGGGCCGAGGCGGACGGAACCCTGGTGGCCGCGCATCCTGACGCCACCCCCTTCTCTGCCGAGCTGCTGGAGCTGGCCGCCCGCGCCGTCCGGGCCGAGGTGTTTCCCCTGCGGTCGCTGAGCCCCGTGCTGGCGGCGCGCTTTCCCGATGCCGAGCTGCTGCTGCTTCCGGTGTCCGCGGGGCAGGAGGGGCGCGGCGGCGTGCTGCTGGTGGCACGCGAGGGTGCGCTGGGAGACGACCCGTCGTCGTGGGCGGTGGTGGGCGCCGCGCTCGCCCGGACGGCGGCGCGCGCCGAGGTCCTGCTTTCCACGCAGCGCGAGTGCAGCCGGCTGCGCACCCGGGCGGAGGAGATCGAGGCGCTGGACGTGCTGGGGCTGGCGGCCAACCGCACGCTGGACCCCGACGAGGTAGTGTCGCTCGTCGCGCGGTTCAGCCGTACCCTGCTGGGCGCGGACTACGTGGCGGTGATCACGGGCGAGGCGGGGCTGCCGGGGGAGCGGTCGGGCATCGGCCTGCGGGGCGACGAGCCCTGGCCCGCCGACGAGCCACTGGCCGCCTCCGTGGTACGTTCGGGGAAGCCGGTGTACGTAGGACAGGCCGATTCGCCGCGGGTGGAGCAGTTTCCCTTTCACGCCGCGCAGGGGATGCAAGCGGGGCTGGGGGTGCCCCTTTCGCTGTTCGGCGAAACCTTCGGCGCGCTGATCGTGGGCTATCGCGCTCCCTACGGGGTCACCCGCCAGGACACGCGGCTGGCGGTGACGCTGGCCCGCAACGCGGCGGTGGCCATCAGCAACGCCCGCCTTCACCGGGCGGTGGCGTCGCGCTCGCGCGAGCTGGAGGCGGCGTACGCGCAGCTTTCGGAGCTGTCGCGGGTCAAGGAGCGGTTCTTCGCCACCATGAGCCACGAGCTGCGCACGCCCATCAACGCGGTGAAGGGCTACAGCGACCTGCTGCTGGACGGCCTGGGCGGCGAGCTGATGCCCCAGGCGCGGCGATACGTGGAGCACTCGCGCACGGCGGCGCTCTCGCTGCTGTCGCTGATCAACGACCTGCTGGACTTCGCCAAGATCGAGGCCGGCAAGATGGAGGTGGCGCGCGACCCGGTCAGCGTCCGCGAGATGGTGTCGCAGTCGGTGGCCGTGGTGGAGCCCATGGCGCGGCAGAAGGGGCTGCGGGTGGACACCGGTCCGCTGGAGGGGCTTCCCATCCTTCACACCGACCGCAAGCGGGTGGTGCAGGTGCTCACCAACCTGCTTTCGAACGCGGTGAAGTTCACCGACGCGGGGAGCGTCACCGTGTCCGCCCGGCACCTCGCCGAAGAGGCGGAGGAGCACGGTGCCTCGGAGCCGCGCTGGTGGCTGGAGCTTCGCGTGGCCGACACGGGCCGGGGGATCGCCCCGGGCGACCTGGACCGCGTGTTCGCCGAGTACGAGCAGGTGGCCGGCTCCGACGGCACGGGGCTGGGGCTGCCCATCTCCCGCAAGCTGGCCCGGCTGCTGGGCGGCGAGCTGTCGGTGGAGAGCGACCTGGGCGTGGGCTCCACCTTCGTGCTGCGCGTCCCGGCGCCGCCCCCACGTGCCGTCCCCCAACCGGCGACCGCACGCCCCCTTTCCGTGCCCCATCCCGCGTCTCCCTGA
- a CDS encoding ExbD/TolR family protein, giving the protein MAGGSFGGSPLPRVAGITSEVTSEINVTPMIDVMLVLLIIFMVVTPALGYEAKLPKAKTAAPEKEERITLGIDNQGKYYIEDVPNPGPIPLAQLEGRLRTEYQKRPEDHILYLKADNGVQYGVVLSAIDAARNAGVRRIGTITELPEGAKVTRK; this is encoded by the coding sequence ATGGCGGGTGGATCTTTCGGCGGCTCGCCGCTGCCACGGGTGGCGGGGATCACCTCTGAGGTGACCTCCGAAATCAACGTGACGCCGATGATCGACGTGATGCTGGTGCTGCTGATCATCTTCATGGTGGTCACCCCGGCCCTGGGCTACGAGGCGAAGCTGCCCAAGGCCAAGACGGCGGCGCCCGAAAAGGAAGAACGCATCACGCTGGGCATCGACAACCAGGGCAAGTACTACATCGAGGACGTCCCCAACCCGGGGCCGATCCCGCTGGCCCAGCTGGAGGGGCGTCTTCGCACGGAGTACCAGAAGCGCCCCGAGGACCACATCCTGTACCTGAAGGCCGACAACGGCGTGCAGTACGGGGTTGTCCTGAGCGCGATCGACGCGGCCCGCAACGCCGGGGTGCGCCGCATCGGCACCATCACCGAACTGCCCGAGGGCGCCAAGGTTACGCGCAAGTAG
- a CDS encoding MotA/TolQ/ExbB proton channel family protein, with protein sequence MDIAKIWADTGMVNRGIVIFLILMSIASLTVAIWKWLQFRKMAVATKQFAPAFSAALESENIPEALALADQYPKSHVARVLGESLREVAPLLGDPRAAGAAIVSCERSVEREQILLANELKSGLGVLATIGSTAPFVGLLGTTLGIVNSFMGMAEKGGGLEAVSGGIAEALIATAIGLVAAIPAVWLYNYFTAKLDTLFSELAYAGREMIDWMMTRQARRELTGGASSYGD encoded by the coding sequence ATGGATATTGCGAAGATTTGGGCCGACACGGGCATGGTCAACCGTGGCATCGTGATCTTCCTCATCCTGATGAGCATCGCGTCGCTGACGGTGGCCATCTGGAAGTGGCTGCAGTTCCGCAAGATGGCGGTCGCCACCAAGCAGTTCGCCCCGGCCTTCTCGGCGGCGCTGGAGAGCGAGAACATCCCCGAGGCGCTGGCCCTCGCCGACCAGTACCCCAAGAGCCACGTGGCCCGCGTGCTGGGCGAGTCGCTTCGCGAGGTGGCCCCGCTGCTGGGCGACCCCCGCGCCGCCGGCGCCGCCATCGTGTCGTGCGAACGCTCCGTGGAGCGTGAGCAGATCCTGCTGGCCAACGAGCTGAAGAGCGGCCTGGGCGTGCTTGCCACCATCGGCTCCACGGCCCCGTTCGTGGGCCTTCTGGGCACCACGCTGGGCATCGTGAACTCGTTCATGGGCATGGCCGAAAAGGGCGGCGGCCTCGAGGCCGTGTCGGGCGGTATCGCCGAGGCGCTGATCGCCACGGCCATCGGCCTGGTGGCGGCCATCCCCGCGGTGTGGCTGTACAACTACTTCACGGCCAAGCTCGACACGCTGTTCTCGGAGCTGGCCTACGCCGGCCGCGAAATGATCGACTGGATGATGACGCGCCAGGCACGCCGTGAGCTTACGGGCGGCGCCTCCTCCTACGGAGACTAA
- a CDS encoding MBL fold metallo-hydrolase produces MEKAAIHEEAAGITRIDHGWGGPGFIASYLVADGSDLALVEAGPASTLETLLAGVRAAGHDPARLTHLLLTHVHLDHAAGAGQLARIAPQARIYVHGLGAPHLEDPSRLLASAARLYGDRMDEMWGTMLPVPRDRIHVLADGEAVRVGGRTLVALYTPGHASHHLAFHDPDARLVFTGDVAGIRLDGAPHVRPPTPPPDLDTPQWLESIGRLRALRPEMLLLTHFGAVADPGWHLDDLAARLSDWTRRAGEASDRATLAAALQADGDAQLLAATGDAALVRRYAESIPYEMMAAGLLRQAHPRSSTPRLE; encoded by the coding sequence GTGGAGAAAGCTGCGATTCACGAGGAGGCCGCGGGGATCACCCGTATCGACCACGGCTGGGGCGGGCCGGGGTTCATCGCGTCGTACCTGGTGGCGGACGGGAGCGACCTGGCGCTGGTGGAGGCCGGGCCTGCCTCCACGCTTGAAACGCTGCTCGCGGGCGTCCGCGCCGCGGGGCACGATCCCGCCCGCCTCACGCACCTGCTCCTGACCCACGTGCACCTGGACCACGCCGCGGGCGCGGGCCAGCTCGCGCGGATCGCGCCCCAGGCGCGGATCTACGTCCACGGCCTGGGCGCGCCGCACCTGGAAGACCCCTCGCGCCTGCTGGCCAGCGCCGCCCGGCTGTACGGCGACCGCATGGACGAGATGTGGGGAACCATGCTCCCGGTGCCCCGCGACCGCATTCACGTTCTCGCGGACGGCGAGGCCGTTCGCGTGGGCGGGCGCACGCTGGTGGCGCTGTACACGCCGGGGCACGCCAGCCACCACCTGGCGTTTCACGACCCCGATGCGCGTCTCGTCTTTACGGGCGACGTGGCCGGCATCCGGCTGGACGGGGCGCCGCACGTGCGCCCGCCCACGCCCCCGCCGGACCTGGACACGCCCCAGTGGTTGGAGAGCATCGGCCGGCTGCGGGCGCTGCGGCCCGAGATGCTGCTGCTCACGCACTTCGGCGCCGTCGCCGACCCCGGGTGGCACCTGGACGACCTCGCCGCGCGGCTTTCGGACTGGACCCGCCGGGCAGGGGAGGCCAGCGACCGGGCCACGCTCGCCGCCGCGCTGCAGGCCGATGGCGACGCCCAGCTTCTCGCGGCGACCGGCGACGCGGCCCTGGTGCGCCGCTACGCCGAGTCCATCCCGTACGAAATGATGGCCGCCGGCCTGCTGCGGCAGGCGCATCCGCGGTCCTCCACACCCCGCCTGGAATGA
- a CDS encoding energy transducer TonB: MFNKLVASEGRKKSGFWSPTNLAVSAILHVVLVGGLLAAGVGAANNEKEREEIVDLVDLAEEEKKEPEPEKPKEPEPPPPEPEPEAPPPVVKGFQTLTPPEEPPPAIAPPPTNQVAVSEEDFSGRGQEGGVAKGVESGVQQSTVERTAPPDVGTYELSAVEEQPRPTNVQELQRQLERNYPPLLRDAGVVGTVQVRFRVLENGTVDVPSISVTSSTHEGFNEPSIRSVQRLRFRPAKVNNRPVKVWVELPIQWQTSR; encoded by the coding sequence ATGTTCAACAAGCTGGTGGCATCGGAAGGCCGCAAGAAGTCCGGCTTCTGGTCGCCCACGAACCTGGCGGTCTCGGCAATTCTCCACGTCGTACTCGTGGGCGGCCTGCTGGCTGCCGGCGTAGGCGCGGCGAACAACGAGAAGGAGCGCGAGGAGATCGTCGACCTCGTGGACCTGGCCGAGGAGGAAAAGAAGGAGCCCGAGCCCGAGAAGCCCAAGGAGCCGGAGCCGCCGCCACCCGAGCCGGAGCCCGAGGCTCCGCCCCCGGTGGTGAAGGGCTTCCAGACCCTGACGCCCCCGGAAGAGCCGCCCCCGGCCATCGCGCCGCCCCCCACCAACCAGGTGGCGGTGAGCGAGGAAGACTTCTCCGGGCGCGGGCAGGAAGGCGGCGTGGCCAAGGGCGTCGAGAGCGGCGTGCAGCAGAGCACGGTAGAGCGCACCGCCCCGCCCGACGTGGGCACGTACGAGCTGTCGGCGGTAGAGGAGCAGCCCCGCCCCACCAACGTGCAGGAGCTGCAGCGGCAGCTGGAGCGGAACTATCCGCCGCTGCTGCGCGACGCGGGCGTGGTGGGCACGGTGCAGGTGCGCTTCCGCGTGCTGGAGAACGGCACGGTCGACGTGCCCAGCATCTCGGTGACGAGCTCCACGCACGAGGGGTTCAACGAGCCGAGCATCCGGTCCGTTCAGCGGCTGCGCTTCCGCCCGGCCAAGGTGAACAACCGGCCGGTGAAGGTGTGGGTGGAGCTGCCCATCCAGTGGCAGACCTCGCGCTGA
- a CDS encoding biopolymer transporter ExbD codes for MSMGVGGKSGGAMSEINMTPMIDVLLVLLIIFMVVQQGLQRGLSVQVPPPKEKEEISQKPPDDEQIVLEVLPGPAYQVNRQPVPAADLERFLRDVFAQRARKVIFVKGAEELSYGDVIRAVDASRAADITIVGLVPRATVGPATVTPAQ; via the coding sequence ATGTCAATGGGAGTTGGCGGAAAGAGTGGCGGCGCGATGAGCGAGATCAACATGACGCCCATGATCGACGTGCTGCTGGTGCTGCTGATCATCTTCATGGTGGTGCAGCAGGGCCTTCAGCGCGGCCTGAGCGTTCAGGTGCCGCCGCCGAAGGAAAAGGAAGAGATTTCGCAGAAGCCGCCCGACGACGAGCAGATCGTGCTCGAAGTCCTGCCCGGCCCGGCGTACCAGGTCAACCGGCAGCCGGTGCCCGCCGCGGACCTGGAGCGATTCCTGCGCGACGTGTTTGCGCAGCGTGCGCGCAAGGTGATCTTCGTCAAGGGCGCGGAGGAGCTTTCGTACGGTGACGTGATCCGCGCCGTAGACGCCAGCCGCGCGGCCGACATCACCATCGTGGGCCTGGTGCCCCGGGCGACGGTCGGCCCCGCCACGGTAACGCCGGCGCAGTAG